A genomic stretch from Tenrec ecaudatus isolate mTenEca1 chromosome X, mTenEca1.hap1, whole genome shotgun sequence includes:
- the LOC142433725 gene encoding melanoma-associated antigen B16-like, with translation MSQSGESSDYTGDQSLGSCSKQEETPISDISEEGTITSELISGALEEAPATESSSTPPGSQSIWIPSSASLNKSGESFSNQEDEKNPSTSMLMPDTNDLPACLDEKMTLLVQFMLTKYQQREVITKEDILNVVIREYEEHFPEILTMASKRMELVFGIEVREEDPVNHFYVLCNNMGLTYNRMLTGEETLPKNGLLIFILGVIFMKGNRATEKEIWTVLNRTGIYSRKKHIIYGEPRKFITRVLVMEMYLEYRQIPNRHPVTYEFLWGPRAHAEINKVKFLEYLARVNDSDTPFYSSQYEAALRDEEEKAKISPRFTTPQKAKKPSKVTPRKSSTNSKE, from the coding sequence ATGTCTCAGAGTGGAGAAAGTTCTGACTACACAGGGGATCAAAGCCTTGGAAGCTGCAGTAAGCAGGAGGAAACACCGATTTCTGACATTTCTGAAGAAGGCACCATCACCTCTGAATTGATCTCTGGTGCACTGGAAGAGGCTCCTGCCACAGAGTCATCCAGTACTCCCCCGGGTTCTCAGAGTATCTGGATTCCTTCTTCTGCGTCATTGAACAAATCAGGTGAGAGCTTCAGCAACCAAGAAGATgagaaaaatccaagcacctcaATGCTCATGCCAGACACCAATGACTTGCCTGCCTGTCTAGATGAGAAGATGACTTTGTTGGTGCAATTCATGCTGACCAAGTACCAACAGAGGGAGGTGATCACAAAGGAAGACATCCTGAATGTAGTCATTAGAGAATATGAAGAGCACTTTCCTGAGATCCTCACTATGGCCTCTAAGCGTATGGAGCTGGTCTTTGGCATTGAAGTGAGAGAAGAGGATCCTGTCAACCACTTCTATGTCCTTTGCAATAACATGGGTCTCACCTACAATAGGATGCTGACTGGTGAGGAGACCCTACCCAAGAATGGTCTGCTGATTTTTATCCTGGGTGTGATCTTCATGAAAGGCAACCGTGCCACTGAGAAGGAAATCTGGACAGTGTTGAATAGAACGGGCATATATTCTAGGAAGAAACATATCATCTATGGGGAACCCAGGAAATTCATCACCAGGGTTCTGGTGATGGAAATGTATCTGGAGTACCGACAGATTCCCAATCGTCATCCAGTGACTTATGAATTCCTTTGGGGTCCTAGGGCCCACGCTGAAATTAACAAGGTGAAATTCCTGGAATATTTAGCCAGGGTCAATGATTCTGATACTCCGTTTTACTCATCACAATATGAAGCTGCTTTGAGAGATGAGGAGGAGAAAGCCAAAATTTCACCCAGGTTTACTACTCCTCAAAAGGCCAAAAAACCTTCCAAGGTCACACCTAGAAAGTCCTCCACCAATAGCAAGGAATGA